CCGGGAAGGTCTGCAGAGTCTTTGCTCTCTGATCTCCAGAGATAACGATGTCATCAAGGAGTGACGTCACACTGAATCACTCACAATCTGAGCAGATCAGTGTCAGCGTGTCTTCACCTGTCCCTCCacctcacagcagctctgactcctgcttcctccttctcctcctgctgaggaAGTGTCTCACCGTCCGGACTTCCTCCAGGCATCTTCACGTCTCCAGGCTCACTTGGTCGGCTGGTGGTCGGTGAACCTCTTCAGGTGGTAGCGCAGCACGCCTTTAGTTTTGAATGTCTTGCCGCAGCTGCAGGCATGCGGCCGCTCACCGGTGTGGTCGAGCTGGTGGACGCGCAGCAGCGAGCTGGTGAAGAAGAACTCTCCACAGGTGATGCAGTAGTGGCTCTTCTCTCCAGTGTGTTTGGACCTCTGGTGGCTCAGCAGCGAGCCTGACGTGATGAAACTCATGCCGCAGTCCCGGCAGCTGAATGGGCGCTCACCGGTGTGGATCCTCTCGTGGGCCCTCCAGGAGTTGTGGTAGGAAAATGACTTCTCGCAGTACGAGCACTGGTACAGCTTCTCCTTGGTGTGGCTCAGCCGGTGCATCTTCAGGTAGTGAGCGATGGTGAAGCTCTTCCCACAGTCGTCGCAGGTGAACGGCTTCTCGCCCACGTGGAACAGCGTGATGTGAGACCTGAGGTGGGACGACTGGGTGAATCTCTTCCCGCAGGTGGTGCAGAGGAACGGCCGCTCTCCGGTGTGGGTGACCATGTGGGACTTGAGGTGGGGCGACTGCGTGAACCTCTTCCCACAATCAGTGCACTTGTAGGGTTTGAGTCCGGTGTGGGTGCGGTTGTGCAGCTTCAGGCCCTGCAGGCTGGAGAAACACTTTCCGCACTCGGTGCAGTGGTAGTCCTTCAGGTCCTCGTGGGTCCTCTGGTGGCAGCGCAGGCCACTCAGCAGCTTGAAGCCTTTGCCGCAGGTAGGGCACTTATGAGGCTTCCTGCTGGAGTGAGTCACCTGGTGGAGCTTCAGACTCTGAGGGTTGCTGAAGGTCTTGTTGCACTTAAGGCAGGGCAGCAGCTTCGGGTTCTTGTGCGACTTGCGGTGGAAGTTGAAGCCCTGGTAGGAGACGAACATCTTGTTGCAGACTTTGCAGTGGTAACATTTCTCCCCTTTGTGCACCTTCAGGTGATCATTGAGCTCGTCCTGCTGGCTGAAGCCGTCCCCGCAGAACCAGCACTTGAAGGGTTTGGTTCCC
Above is a window of Acanthopagrus latus isolate v.2019 chromosome 21, fAcaLat1.1, whole genome shotgun sequence DNA encoding:
- the LOC119010732 gene encoding zinc finger protein 664-like, which encodes MDTDAASPDAAEDVQIKTEPDGDVEIQSYPVLMRLSVKLTDCRAWLQGQDFLSLDDHPQLCKQQSRQYNATNTGRKMIYCSLCNKGFYKQSHLEAHRRTHRGQKANECWQCGKTYPTLMSLVLHQQIHDRKEPYQCSYCDKTFALKRDWKTHHRTHSGTKPFKCWFCGDGFSQQDELNDHLKVHKGEKCYHCKVCNKMFVSYQGFNFHRKSHKNPKLLPCLKCNKTFSNPQSLKLHQVTHSSRKPHKCPTCGKGFKLLSGLRCHQRTHEDLKDYHCTECGKCFSSLQGLKLHNRTHTGLKPYKCTDCGKRFTQSPHLKSHMVTHTGERPFLCTTCGKRFTQSSHLRSHITLFHVGEKPFTCDDCGKSFTIAHYLKMHRLSHTKEKLYQCSYCEKSFSYHNSWRAHERIHTGERPFSCRDCGMSFITSGSLLSHQRSKHTGEKSHYCITCGEFFFTSSLLRVHQLDHTGERPHACSCGKTFKTKGVLRYHLKRFTDHQPTK